A single window of Candidatus Dependentiae bacterium DNA harbors:
- a CDS encoding AAA domain-containing protein, translated as MQNNLKTFLEYENRIIDLTRRNRLLKNPKNSKSIIFNVSVQEFFDKYNSLDDLSIEFCHGQILQHEQLINSGKGKDDLESFDIPSVNIFGEKLITLLNSFRLDAKRKFEEYGLHTLFLTIGKVKWKEPMVGAAKSSNVVKDYDFNAPLLLIPIRIEENKKPKKTVISSCLETEEIIHNKVLGLLLEKQYRARQLELSGDNDTNWFEAYQDLRLQIKAIFSELNLEHEINDEIQIAQYSFFGEQIYADLHDNKDMILQHEFINALCNHEPIQQSELIQRVDNPDALLTVDDDYNVLDADVSQLQVLHNALKGNHLNVQGPPGTGKSQTIVNMIANLLARGKTVLMVCEKQVALEVVLNRLKSVGLEKLCLPLFQNKIDKRTFAKDVIKDLEHMQQETELYEKRGSLDSSIKKREKKIEDLRDYAAILGECVKPLNKSVHWVHGEWAKHATITQGVRKIYWKGEDPLKIDFDQYQDILSKLENIMKVHNLKIDGEMGLWENVLRLHASPDFINRVLDVLKEIQHLLISLNTEDTGKIKLDSIQDARIFIDLSNSMSTIKEALGLCIGNADLSHVKHEISEALYFIEQYLFEEKDLLQKFNIPYRWNPILEEMPDDKINEEISISSLHVAIKDMNLISNCIEKIRLRINTIPIDDILIDELFLYKDILCIDFPINNVKDWSTKEALESMLEKLRVLNNMYLQYLNAKHTIDRWGIIIEGVQSHISMPIGKRFTGAYKNFLRYFHFSYRNDCRILSSWCNGAVPKKHIEFEEIAQAIKDYFVLKKRLDALLRSFNLFHMHEKKWIEINQVSLLLRIVENGLMTFKVSNLNRFPSYVIQLSVLDFKDEIREIYSTVKKIFMVLDESWNIFGPYDFGKMSLRDLIHQLSLFSDSIEHNKKLADYVSSMLKVHRKDFSIAELKENRRELYNLHEKLIITEKFELESILDSANTLECVFEHYDLFKSFLDIVENFKNFICRKNLDNSSITVKESLNYIASFSNSSSIEKFVEKYVTLKCKLNDLFENDKSIDLIENRSLLDAKKVIVDMINDQSGLLNWLDYRRNLLKLEQLGQGWLLNIIKNQRVEKLPSLFAQALWGIWLEAYYQVQPTLQNFNLKDHQKIISEFKSLELETLKVNASRIILKHVSKLKSLPFQHSERAFLVRQSQLKSRHKSLRKVVTEVGNLLLAHKPCWMVSPLTLSSYVPYGSLNFDVVIIDEASQLRVEHSLGAISRAKQVIIFGDENQLPPTSFFNNSDDLDDNNDDAVDSYESILNATKEILPGGSNLLSYHYRSRYEDLIAFSNYHVYENRLTTFPGPNNNRKGVQFEYVSDGLFDGGKSGSRKNIIEAHRIVEICLDQINQEPHKSLGVIAFSRSQEIAIRDALLDSLKENPHLQDKLNENGNAQEAFFIKNLESVQGDERDVIILSIGYGKDKKTGEVRNRFGPINTKHGYRRLNVAITRAKEKIICVSSIKATDIRSDKSSRGITMLQNYLEYAESNIKTLEGSKMRQNQISVFPDSPFEQDVKDALERRGYKVDIQIGVSGFKIDLAIVNPKNDQSYILGIECDGATYHSSYSARMNDRVRQSILEGLGWTLYRIWSQHWISHQEEIINDIVKMVDNLS; from the coding sequence ATGCAAAACAATTTAAAAACTTTTCTTGAATATGAAAATAGGATTATTGATTTAACCCGACGCAATCGTTTATTGAAAAATCCTAAAAATAGCAAATCAATCATTTTTAATGTGAGCGTACAGGAGTTTTTTGATAAATATAATTCTTTGGACGATTTGAGTATTGAATTTTGCCATGGCCAGATATTGCAACATGAACAATTAATCAATTCTGGGAAAGGCAAAGACGATTTAGAATCTTTTGATATTCCCTCAGTAAATATTTTTGGTGAAAAACTTATAACTTTGCTTAACTCCTTTCGTCTGGATGCTAAAAGAAAGTTTGAAGAATATGGTCTGCATACATTATTTCTTACTATTGGTAAGGTCAAATGGAAAGAGCCTATGGTAGGCGCTGCAAAATCTAGCAATGTAGTTAAAGACTATGATTTTAATGCTCCATTATTATTGATTCCAATCCGTATCGAAGAAAATAAAAAACCTAAAAAAACCGTTATTTCATCTTGTTTAGAAACTGAAGAAATTATTCACAATAAAGTTTTAGGTTTATTACTTGAAAAACAATATAGAGCTCGACAGTTAGAATTATCAGGTGACAACGATACTAATTGGTTTGAAGCTTATCAAGATTTACGTTTGCAGATAAAGGCAATATTTTCTGAGCTTAATTTAGAACATGAAATTAACGATGAGATCCAAATTGCGCAATATTCTTTTTTTGGAGAGCAAATTTATGCTGATTTGCATGATAATAAAGACATGATTCTTCAGCATGAATTTATTAATGCATTATGTAATCATGAGCCAATACAACAGAGTGAATTAATTCAAAGAGTTGATAACCCTGATGCATTATTAACGGTAGATGATGATTATAATGTATTGGATGCAGATGTGAGTCAGTTGCAAGTCTTACATAATGCTCTCAAGGGAAATCATTTAAATGTACAAGGGCCTCCTGGAACAGGTAAAAGCCAGACTATTGTGAATATGATTGCTAATCTATTGGCCCGTGGTAAAACGGTATTGATGGTTTGTGAGAAGCAGGTTGCTCTTGAAGTTGTTTTAAATCGGCTCAAAAGCGTTGGGTTAGAAAAACTATGTCTTCCTTTATTTCAAAATAAAATTGATAAAAGAACGTTTGCCAAGGACGTAATAAAAGATTTAGAGCACATGCAGCAAGAAACTGAGTTGTATGAAAAAAGAGGCAGCTTAGACTCATCTATAAAAAAGAGAGAAAAAAAAATTGAAGATTTACGAGATTATGCAGCAATTTTAGGAGAATGCGTCAAACCTTTAAATAAATCTGTGCACTGGGTTCACGGAGAATGGGCTAAACATGCTACTATAACTCAAGGCGTTCGAAAGATTTATTGGAAGGGAGAAGATCCCCTAAAGATTGATTTTGATCAGTATCAAGATATTTTGAGTAAATTAGAAAATATCATGAAGGTTCATAATCTAAAGATAGATGGTGAAATGGGCCTTTGGGAAAATGTCCTTCGCTTGCATGCTTCTCCTGATTTTATCAATAGAGTTCTGGATGTTTTAAAGGAGATACAACATTTATTAATTTCATTAAATACTGAAGATACTGGTAAGATCAAATTAGATTCAATACAAGATGCGAGAATATTTATAGATTTGTCTAACTCTATGAGCACAATAAAAGAGGCATTAGGATTGTGTATAGGAAATGCAGATCTTTCTCATGTGAAGCATGAAATTTCAGAAGCATTGTATTTTATAGAGCAGTATTTATTTGAAGAAAAAGATCTATTACAAAAATTTAATATTCCATATCGCTGGAATCCTATATTGGAAGAGATGCCAGATGATAAAATTAATGAAGAAATTTCGATCTCTTCATTACATGTAGCAATCAAAGATATGAATCTTATCAGTAATTGTATTGAAAAAATTAGGTTGAGAATAAATACTATTCCGATAGATGATATTTTGATTGATGAGCTTTTTCTTTATAAAGACATATTATGTATAGATTTTCCCATTAATAATGTAAAAGACTGGTCAACAAAAGAAGCTTTAGAAAGTATGTTAGAGAAGCTACGTGTTTTGAATAATATGTATCTTCAGTATCTAAATGCTAAGCACACTATTGATCGATGGGGAATAATAATCGAAGGAGTGCAATCACATATATCAATGCCCATAGGAAAACGATTTACTGGCGCCTATAAAAATTTTTTACGATACTTTCACTTTAGTTATCGCAATGATTGCAGAATATTATCAAGTTGGTGTAATGGAGCAGTACCCAAAAAACATATTGAATTTGAAGAGATAGCACAAGCTATCAAAGATTATTTTGTTTTGAAAAAAAGATTAGATGCCTTGTTGAGATCTTTTAATTTATTTCATATGCATGAAAAAAAATGGATAGAGATCAATCAAGTTTCTCTTTTATTGCGTATTGTTGAAAATGGACTTATGACATTTAAAGTTTCAAATTTAAATCGTTTTCCTTCCTATGTTATACAATTGAGTGTTTTAGATTTTAAAGATGAGATAAGAGAGATATATAGTACGGTTAAGAAGATTTTTATGGTATTGGATGAGTCTTGGAATATTTTTGGACCGTATGATTTTGGAAAAATGTCTCTTCGTGATTTAATACATCAGCTTTCTCTTTTCAGCGATAGTATTGAACATAACAAGAAGTTAGCTGATTATGTTTCATCTATGCTTAAAGTGCATAGAAAAGATTTTTCTATTGCAGAACTTAAAGAGAATAGAAGAGAGTTGTACAATTTGCATGAAAAATTGATAATTACTGAAAAGTTTGAACTGGAATCTATATTGGATTCTGCAAATACTTTAGAATGTGTTTTTGAACATTATGATTTGTTTAAAAGTTTTTTGGATATTGTAGAAAATTTTAAAAATTTTATTTGTAGAAAAAATCTAGATAATTCAAGCATAACTGTTAAAGAAAGCTTGAACTATATTGCAAGTTTCAGTAATAGTTCAAGTATAGAAAAATTTGTTGAAAAATATGTAACATTAAAATGTAAATTAAATGATTTATTTGAAAATGATAAAAGCATTGACTTAATAGAAAATCGTTCTTTGTTGGATGCAAAAAAAGTTATTGTAGACATGATCAATGATCAATCAGGGTTATTGAATTGGTTAGATTATAGGCGTAATCTTTTGAAGTTAGAACAGTTGGGGCAAGGATGGCTTTTAAATATTATAAAGAATCAGAGGGTTGAAAAGTTACCATCTTTATTTGCCCAAGCCTTATGGGGTATTTGGCTGGAGGCATACTATCAAGTCCAACCAACATTGCAGAATTTCAACTTAAAAGATCATCAAAAAATTATTTCTGAATTCAAATCTTTGGAGTTAGAAACACTTAAAGTTAACGCTTCTCGGATTATATTAAAGCATGTATCAAAATTAAAGTCACTACCATTTCAACATTCAGAGCGCGCTTTTCTAGTTCGCCAAAGTCAGTTAAAATCTCGCCATAAGTCTCTTCGTAAAGTTGTAACTGAAGTTGGCAACTTGTTGCTTGCACACAAACCTTGTTGGATGGTAAGTCCACTTACTTTGAGCTCATATGTGCCCTATGGATCATTGAATTTTGATGTAGTGATTATCGATGAAGCTTCGCAACTACGCGTTGAGCATAGTTTAGGAGCTATTTCGCGCGCTAAACAAGTGATCATTTTTGGCGATGAAAATCAACTACCACCTACTTCTTTTTTTAATAATTCTGATGATCTTGATGATAATAATGACGATGCGGTTGATAGTTATGAAAGTATTTTAAATGCTACTAAAGAGATTTTACCAGGTGGAAGCAATTTATTATCATACCATTATAGAAGTCGATATGAAGATCTGATAGCGTTTTCTAATTACCATGTATATGAAAATAGGTTAACGACTTTCCCTGGGCCTAATAATAATCGAAAAGGTGTCCAATTTGAATATGTCTCTGATGGCTTATTTGATGGAGGCAAAAGTGGTAGCAGAAAAAACATTATAGAAGCACATCGCATTGTAGAAATATGTTTAGACCAAATAAATCAAGAACCGCATAAATCTTTAGGTGTTATTGCATTCAGCAGGTCTCAAGAAATCGCAATTCGTGATGCATTGTTAGATTCATTGAAAGAGAATCCACATTTACAGGATAAATTAAATGAAAATGGTAATGCTCAAGAAGCTTTTTTTATAAAAAACCTTGAATCAGTACAGGGTGACGAACGAGATGTCATTATCCTTTCGATTGGATATGGAAAAGATAAAAAAACAGGCGAAGTTCGCAATAGATTCGGACCTATTAATACTAAACATGGTTATCGTCGTTTAAATGTTGCAATAACTAGGGCTAAAGAGAAGATTATTTGTGTCTCATCAATAAAAGCAACCGATATCCGTAGTGATAAGAGTTCTCGTGGAATAACAATGCTTCAAAACTATTTAGAATATGCTGAATCCAATATCAAAACCTTAGAAGGATCAAAAATGCGTCAAAATCAAATAAGTGTTTTTCCGGATAGTCCTTTTGAACAAGATGTGAAAGATGCATTGGAACGGCGTGGATACAAGGTTGATATTCAAATTGGTGTGTCAGGATTTAAAATTGATTTAGCAATAGTTAATCCAAAAAATGATCAATCTTATATTTTAGGTATTGAATGTGATGGAGCGACCTATCATTCTTCATATTCTGCGCGCATGAATGACCGAGTACGCCAATCTATTCTAGAAGGTCTTGGTTGGACATTATACAGAATTTGGTCACAGCATTGGATTTCTCATCAAGAAGAAATAATAAATGACATAGTCAAGATGGTTGACAACCTTTCGTAA
- a CDS encoding ankyrin repeat domain-containing protein, whose protein sequence is MNIFVVLLIISCFSISEANDFNKEKQFTANPNQNPQVILLKGIMNDSIVEINKAISAGVDIDKEITGKKPIVIAVENKKINACKILLEAGVNTHIYVSGSDIGQKIPLITCVLHKSLIEISLLFVKHDDVLLENALTGFEAVHVLHVIASRPEFIKLFLQKKALDPNVIVAHAKNWTYTTFTPLRVAIGASVRDIECIKLLVGAGANINQSFYDNKEKITPLQWAIQSNNPQAVAYLIEQGAIL, encoded by the coding sequence ATGAATATATTTGTTGTGCTATTAATAATTAGTTGTTTTAGTATTAGTGAAGCTAATGATTTTAATAAAGAAAAACAATTTACAGCTAATCCCAACCAGAATCCTCAAGTTATACTGCTCAAAGGAATAATGAATGATTCTATTGTTGAAATTAATAAAGCTATTTCTGCAGGAGTAGATATTGATAAAGAGATTACTGGCAAAAAACCAATTGTAATTGCTGTAGAAAACAAAAAAATAAATGCTTGTAAAATACTCTTAGAGGCTGGGGTTAACACCCATATATATGTAAGTGGTTCCGATATTGGACAAAAAATACCATTAATAACATGTGTTTTGCATAAATCATTAATAGAAATTTCTCTTTTATTTGTTAAGCATGATGACGTCCTATTAGAAAATGCTCTGACAGGATTTGAAGCCGTTCACGTATTACATGTTATTGCATCGCGCCCTGAGTTTATAAAATTGTTTTTACAAAAAAAAGCACTCGACCCTAATGTGATTGTTGCACATGCAAAAAACTGGACATATACTACGTTTACCCCTTTACGAGTTGCTATAGGAGCCTCAGTCAGAGATATAGAATGTATAAAATTACTTGTAGGTGCTGGAGCAAATATTAATCAAAGCTTTTATGATAATAAAGAGAAAATAACTCCTTTACAATGGGCCATTCAATCGAATAATCCACAAGCTGTGGCTTACCTAATTGAACAAGGAGCAATACTTTAG
- a CDS encoding GIY-YIG nuclease family protein, translating into MYFYVYQIRSIKYPQTVYVGYTTNIKKRLSTHNAEGSVYTKKDRPWELIVCMAFKSMDCAKEFEHYLKSQSGRAFAKKRFW; encoded by the coding sequence ATGTATTTTTATGTATATCAAATTCGATCGATAAAATATCCTCAAACAGTATATGTTGGCTATACGACTAACATCAAAAAGCGATTATCTACACACAATGCTGAAGGTTCAGTGTATACAAAAAAAGATCGACCGTGGGAGTTGATTGTTTGTATGGCGTTTAAAAGTATGGATTGTGCAAAAGAGTTTGAGCATTATCTTAAATCTCAATCTGGTCGTGCTTTTGCTAAAAAACGTTTTTGGTGA
- a CDS encoding cation:proton antiporter — MGIWVFFASLFVHCMSLGSTYQYSIPEGTLLSNGLSTAFVAKFALFVAFLLTWTILWGRILRETLKFPVIAGQIIGGVLIGPSVLNILGWSVFSEPLVVYDNLGAIYSVAASDLYLFFIVLCSSALTVTYLLWVAGHETDVRDIFHVGVTATTAGLLGAVLPIIMTVGCAYYILNGFSLIQSIGIGLIFSATSVSIPVTMLVSKRKMHLKSSKATLGAAIIDDVFSVVLLSMFFIALQAGTFGVFNGAMQHMHNATIAEALVYMLVSFAVIFFTGYFVIPPILEWLKKNHSSFLLASFASGAMLFYFAFAELIGGLAGITGAFFAGLFHRMGDKRHQAEKVITPFIRSFLLPIFLGSIGLQVNVSILSSYQWLGVVALLITAIISKMFACYISIFLSNSSGRRAVDKWTWLEGYLFGSSMVARGEVGLVIATILRGSQVITADQYVIAVVVIVLTTVAAPFMLAIGFHRLDLIPEKEGFSLNLGLFKVMGTQQMFNIIVGRIEAMGSYKTSINMSEGCKIVNLEGENVKIVYDPELGIVFRGKRQRIEGILHEVRKAILDEVDHIPDNKEMDD; from the coding sequence GTGGGAATTTGGGTATTTTTTGCTTCATTGTTTGTTCATTGTATGTCACTAGGGTCAACATATCAGTATTCTATTCCTGAGGGAACTTTGCTCAGTAATGGTCTTTCTACAGCGTTTGTAGCGAAATTTGCCTTATTCGTGGCTTTTTTGCTTACGTGGACCATTTTATGGGGGCGTATACTTAGAGAAACATTAAAGTTTCCGGTTATTGCAGGACAAATTATCGGAGGTGTCTTAATTGGTCCATCGGTATTAAATATTTTGGGTTGGTCGGTATTTAGTGAACCTTTGGTTGTATATGACAATTTGGGAGCAATCTATTCAGTTGCTGCATCAGATTTGTATCTTTTTTTCATTGTATTGTGTTCATCAGCGTTAACGGTGACCTATTTATTATGGGTTGCCGGTCATGAAACAGATGTGCGTGACATTTTTCATGTTGGGGTAACCGCAACGACTGCCGGTCTTTTGGGTGCAGTGTTGCCAATCATTATGACGGTTGGATGTGCTTATTATATACTCAATGGTTTTTCTCTTATTCAGTCTATCGGTATCGGTTTGATTTTTTCAGCGACGAGTGTTTCAATTCCGGTGACGATGTTAGTCTCAAAACGTAAAATGCATCTTAAATCGTCAAAAGCTACCTTGGGAGCTGCGATTATAGATGATGTTTTTTCGGTTGTTTTGTTGTCGATGTTTTTTATTGCGTTGCAAGCGGGAACATTTGGTGTGTTCAATGGCGCAATGCAACATATGCATAATGCTACCATTGCAGAAGCATTAGTGTATATGTTGGTATCTTTTGCGGTTATCTTTTTTACCGGATATTTTGTTATTCCGCCTATTTTAGAATGGCTTAAAAAAAATCATTCATCATTTTTATTGGCTTCATTTGCAAGTGGTGCCATGTTATTCTATTTTGCATTTGCTGAATTAATAGGTGGTTTAGCCGGTATTACCGGTGCATTTTTTGCAGGGTTGTTTCATCGCATGGGTGACAAAAGACATCAAGCTGAAAAAGTTATTACTCCATTTATACGATCATTTTTATTACCTATATTTTTAGGGTCAATTGGGCTGCAGGTAAATGTTTCGATTCTTTCAAGTTATCAATGGCTTGGTGTTGTTGCATTGTTAATTACTGCTATTATTTCCAAAATGTTTGCTTGTTATATATCAATATTTTTGAGTAACTCTTCGGGTCGCAGGGCAGTTGATAAATGGACATGGTTGGAAGGGTATTTGTTTGGTTCATCAATGGTTGCGCGTGGAGAAGTTGGATTGGTAATAGCAACTATTTTACGTGGATCACAGGTGATCACTGCTGATCAATATGTTATTGCAGTTGTTGTTATTGTATTGACCACCGTTGCGGCGCCATTTATGTTGGCTATTGGATTCCATAGACTTGATCTTATACCTGAAAAAGAAGGTTTTTCTTTGAATTTAGGGTTGTTTAAAGTAATGGGGACTCAGCAAATGTTTAATATTATTGTTGGTCGAATTGAGGCAATGGGCAGCTATAAGACTTCAATAAACATGAGTGAAGGTTGCAAAATCGTCAACTTGGAAGGTGAAAATGTTAAGATTGTATATGATCCGGAGTTGGGAATTGTTTTCCGAGGGAAACGGCAAAGGATTGAAGGGATCTTGCATGAGGTGAGAAAAGCCATATTAGACGAGGTTGATCACATACCTGATAATAAAGAAATGGATGATTGA
- the rpmE gene encoding 50S ribosomal protein L31: MKKDIHPELYEIVAHCACGQDYKTRSTNKEIKMTLCAACHPFYTGDQKFVDTAGRIDKFKKKYGK; the protein is encoded by the coding sequence ATGAAAAAAGATATTCATCCAGAATTATATGAAATTGTTGCTCATTGTGCATGTGGTCAAGACTACAAAACACGCTCTACAAACAAAGAGATCAAAATGACACTATGTGCAGCATGTCATCCATTTTATACTGGTGATCAAAAGTTTGTTGATACAGCAGGTCGTATTGATAAGTTCAAAAAGAAATACGGAAAATAA
- the prfA gene encoding peptide chain release factor 1, with translation MFDQWDRLQERFDQINNELVSPDLQNNNRLALQKELSVLTNLLDQYKKVQAVKNEIADLQSQMKTDDADMIALCKDEIELQEQQLKIEQNILDDILYPPSEHDNRNVYLEIRSGAGGQEAALFATDLLKMYKMYAEKKGWKTNIDQMSETDLGGIREASLHIKGKNAFGHLKYESGVHRVQRVPSTETQGRVHTSTATVAVLPEAKEVDVTINPSDLRIDVYRASGAGGQHVNTTDSAVRITHVPTGVVVSCQDERSQHKNKAKAMKMLQSRILAAQVEQHNAQMSADRKKQVGTGMRAEKVRTYNYPQNRVTDHQANITLKKLDMVMQGDLDDIIDGLMEKDRIDRRKQSLEIFKNI, from the coding sequence ATGTTTGATCAATGGGATCGTCTTCAAGAGCGATTTGATCAAATTAATAATGAGTTAGTTTCCCCTGACTTACAAAATAATAATCGGTTAGCATTGCAAAAAGAACTTTCAGTGCTAACCAATTTACTTGATCAATATAAAAAAGTTCAAGCGGTTAAAAACGAAATTGCTGATCTTCAATCGCAAATGAAAACTGATGATGCAGATATGATTGCATTATGCAAAGATGAGATTGAGCTGCAAGAGCAACAGTTAAAAATTGAACAAAACATATTAGATGACATTTTGTACCCTCCGAGTGAACATGACAATCGTAACGTTTACTTAGAAATTCGTAGTGGTGCAGGTGGGCAAGAAGCAGCGCTCTTTGCAACTGATTTGCTTAAAATGTATAAAATGTATGCTGAAAAAAAAGGTTGGAAAACCAATATAGATCAGATGAGCGAAACCGATCTTGGTGGTATTCGCGAAGCATCTTTGCATATTAAAGGTAAAAATGCATTTGGTCACTTGAAGTATGAATCCGGTGTGCATCGCGTACAGCGTGTACCTTCAACCGAAACGCAAGGGCGTGTACATACTTCAACTGCAACCGTAGCGGTTTTGCCTGAAGCAAAAGAGGTTGATGTTACTATAAATCCATCAGATTTACGTATTGATGTTTATCGTGCAAGTGGTGCCGGTGGACAGCATGTTAATACCACCGATTCAGCTGTGCGTATCACTCATGTTCCAACTGGTGTTGTAGTTTCTTGTCAAGATGAACGTTCTCAGCATAAGAATAAAGCAAAAGCAATGAAGATGTTACAATCTCGTATTTTGGCAGCACAAGTTGAACAGCATAATGCGCAAATGAGTGCTGATCGTAAAAAACAGGTTGGTACCGGTATGCGTGCTGAAAAAGTGCGTACCTATAATTATCCACAAAATCGTGTAACGGATCATCAAGCAAATATTACGTTGAAAAAACTTGATATGGTAATGCAAGGTGACCTTGATGACATTATTGATGGATTAATGGAAAAAGACCGTATTGATCGTCGTAAACAATCTCTAGAAATTTTCAAAAACATCTGA
- a CDS encoding nucleoside transporter C-terminal domain-containing protein: protein MLAYFLEHSRYLNVVGICVILAIAFFFSKNRKAIDYKLIVHALIMQFIIALVVLKTAVGHRILEKISYYVVKTYQFADKGSAFIFGDLTNQLGPWGFIFGIKVLPVIVFFGALTSMLFYWGIVQKVVQGINYFVQPLLGTTGPETLCAVTNSFLGQTEAPLLVKDYLKKMTKSELLVVMVSGMGTISGAILVVFVAMGVPAPHLLTASVMSIPATIMIAKILLPEVERIKDKDAHISLTSKANNIFDAIATGTLDGLSLAINVAAMLISFVALLALVNYVLGFGSYKINELFSYMAFDVRLPDLSLELIFGYLFAPFAWLLGFKGQTALNVGTLLGTKVAVNEVIAYQAMMKMQLPIRAIDVVTYALCGFSNFSCIGIQIGGIGALVPEKRAWLTELGIYAVLGGALANLLNAMVVSLIL from the coding sequence ATGTTAGCCTATTTTTTAGAGCATAGTCGTTATTTAAATGTTGTGGGTATATGCGTGATACTTGCAATTGCTTTTTTCTTTTCAAAAAATCGTAAAGCAATAGATTATAAGTTGATTGTGCATGCGCTTATTATGCAATTCATTATTGCATTAGTGGTGTTAAAAACTGCGGTGGGGCATCGCATTTTGGAAAAAATTTCATATTATGTGGTAAAGACATATCAATTTGCCGATAAAGGTTCAGCATTTATCTTCGGTGATCTTACCAATCAATTGGGCCCGTGGGGTTTTATTTTTGGTATTAAGGTGTTACCGGTAATAGTTTTCTTTGGTGCATTGACATCGATGCTTTTCTATTGGGGCATTGTGCAAAAAGTTGTTCAAGGAATCAATTATTTTGTGCAACCGTTGTTAGGGACTACCGGACCTGAAACATTGTGTGCTGTGACCAACAGTTTTTTAGGGCAGACAGAAGCGCCTCTTTTGGTAAAGGATTATCTTAAAAAAATGACAAAATCAGAATTGCTTGTAGTCATGGTCAGTGGTATGGGGACCATTAGCGGTGCAATCTTGGTTGTTTTTGTTGCAATGGGTGTTCCTGCACCGCATTTGTTAACAGCGAGTGTTATGTCGATTCCGGCCACCATTATGATTGCAAAAATATTGTTGCCTGAAGTTGAAAGAATAAAAGATAAAGATGCGCATATTAGTTTAACTTCAAAGGCAAATAATATTTTTGATGCAATTGCAACCGGTACATTAGATGGTTTATCATTAGCGATTAATGTTGCAGCAATGTTGATTTCATTTGTTGCGTTGCTTGCATTAGTCAATTATGTACTTGGATTTGGTTCATATAAAATTAATGAACTGTTTTCATATATGGCATTCGATGTTCGTTTGCCGGATTTGAGTTTGGAATTGATTTTTGGGTATCTATTTGCTCCTTTTGCATGGTTGCTTGGTTTTAAAGGACAAACAGCTTTGAATGTTGGCACTTTGCTTGGGACCAAAGTTGCAGTTAATGAAGTTATTGCATATCAAGCGATGATGAAAATGCAGTTACCTATACGTGCTATTGATGTTGTTACCTATGCATTGTGTGGATTTTCTAATTTTTCATGTATTGGTATTCAGATTGGTGGTATTGGTGCATTGGTACCTGAAAAACGCGCATGGTTAACAGAGCTTGGAATATATGCAGTTCTTGGAGGTGCATTAGCGAATTTGTTAAATGCAATGGTTGTGAGCTTAATATTATAA